A single Paenibacillus sp. FSL R5-0517 DNA region contains:
- a CDS encoding glycoside hydrolase family 1 protein has product MDMTTPFPKDFLWGGAVAANQLEGAYNTDGKGLSVQDVMPHGITTPRTEGPTEDNLKLIGIDFYNRYKEDVKLFAEMGFKVFRTSIAWSRIFPKGDELEPNEKGLQFYDDLFDECHKYGIEPLVTISHYETPLHLSKTYDGWVNRKMIEFYERYVTVLFNRFKGKVKYWLTFNEINSILEEPFMSGGIYTPKAELSKQDLYQAIHHELVASALAVKLGHEIMPEAKIGCMVLSMPTYPLTPNPDDVVAAMHAEQRNDIFADIHARGYYPKYINRYFKANNINIKFEDGDAEILKHTVDFISFSYYVSICETGDPQKRIEGKGNLFAGVQNPYLQASEWGWQIDPQGLRVTLNKYWDRYQKPLFIVENGLGAVDELITDENGNKTVNDDYRIQYLNDHLVQVGEALEDGVEVMGYTSWGCIDLVSASTAEMKKRYGFIYVDRNNDGSGTLDRYKKKSFHWYKEVIDTNGASLKRNNK; this is encoded by the coding sequence ATTGACATGACAACACCATTTCCGAAGGATTTCCTATGGGGCGGAGCTGTAGCAGCCAACCAACTTGAAGGAGCTTATAATACAGATGGCAAGGGCCTTTCTGTTCAAGACGTAATGCCGCACGGGATTACAACGCCCAGAACGGAAGGACCTACTGAGGATAACCTGAAACTGATCGGGATTGACTTTTATAACCGTTACAAAGAAGATGTTAAGCTGTTTGCTGAAATGGGCTTCAAAGTGTTCCGTACATCTATCGCCTGGTCCCGTATCTTTCCTAAAGGTGATGAATTGGAACCAAACGAGAAGGGTCTGCAATTCTATGATGATCTGTTCGATGAGTGCCATAAGTACGGCATTGAACCCCTCGTAACCATCTCTCACTATGAGACACCGCTACATTTGTCCAAAACATATGATGGATGGGTTAACCGTAAAATGATTGAGTTCTACGAGCGTTATGTAACGGTGCTCTTCAACCGTTTCAAAGGCAAAGTGAAATACTGGCTGACGTTCAACGAAATTAACTCCATTCTGGAGGAGCCATTCATGAGCGGCGGGATCTATACGCCAAAAGCAGAACTGTCCAAACAGGATCTGTATCAAGCAATCCATCATGAATTGGTAGCCAGTGCGTTAGCAGTGAAACTGGGACATGAAATTATGCCTGAAGCCAAAATTGGCTGTATGGTACTGAGCATGCCTACGTATCCGCTGACTCCGAATCCGGATGATGTGGTTGCAGCGATGCATGCTGAACAGCGCAATGATATCTTTGCTGATATCCATGCGCGTGGTTACTATCCGAAATACATTAATCGTTATTTCAAAGCAAATAATATCAATATCAAGTTTGAAGACGGCGACGCTGAAATTCTGAAGCACACCGTAGACTTTATCTCGTTCAGCTATTATGTAAGTATCTGTGAGACAGGTGATCCCCAGAAACGTATTGAAGGAAAAGGCAACTTGTTTGCAGGGGTACAAAACCCTTATCTCCAAGCGAGCGAGTGGGGCTGGCAGATCGATCCGCAAGGACTGCGCGTAACCTTGAACAAATACTGGGACCGATATCAAAAACCATTGTTTATTGTCGAAAATGGTCTGGGCGCAGTAGATGAGCTGATCACCGACGAAAATGGCAATAAAACGGTGAACGATGATTACCGTATTCAATACTTGAATGACCACTTGGTACAAGTGGGTGAAGCTCTTGAGGATGGCGTGGAAGTGATGGGTTATACGTCATGGGGCTGTATTGACCTGGTGAGTGCTTCAACAGCAGAGATGAAGAAACGATATGGTTTCATCTATGTCGATCGCAACAATGATGGTTCAGGAACACTGGATCGTTACAAGAAAAAATCTTTCCACTGGTACAAAGAAGTTATTGATACAAATGGCGCAAGTCTTAAACGTAACAATAAGTAA
- a CDS encoding PRD domain-containing protein, with translation MKIEKVLNNNVVTVIDPGGNELVVMGRGIAFKKHTGESIDESLVEKIFSLESKEVSQKLKTLLSDIPVEYVECSDEIIRYAETVLGEKLHESIYISLTDHIHFAIDRHRQGLQIRNALFWEIKRMYRKEYAIGLKALQIIEETLGVLLPEDECAFIAMHLVNAQMNGEMRETISITNIVKDILNIVRRSFVIELDEDSLSYYRFLTHLKFFAQRVLQGTAIEDKEEDNPLHDLVSKQYPEAHACAVRISDYTRKIYNRVLSKEEILYLTIHIERIVRNEQTIE, from the coding sequence ATGAAAATTGAGAAGGTGCTGAACAACAACGTAGTTACCGTAATTGATCCGGGAGGAAACGAGCTGGTCGTTATGGGGCGTGGAATTGCCTTCAAAAAGCATACTGGTGAATCGATAGACGAGAGTCTCGTCGAAAAAATATTCTCGCTTGAAAGTAAGGAAGTATCACAGAAACTTAAAACGCTTCTGTCAGATATCCCGGTTGAATATGTCGAGTGCTCGGATGAGATTATCCGTTATGCCGAGACGGTGTTGGGTGAGAAGCTGCATGAGAGCATCTACATTTCACTGACGGATCATATTCATTTTGCCATTGATCGACATCGTCAAGGATTGCAGATCCGTAACGCATTGTTCTGGGAGATCAAGCGCATGTACCGGAAGGAATATGCCATTGGACTTAAGGCGCTACAGATTATTGAGGAAACATTAGGTGTCCTGCTTCCCGAAGACGAATGCGCATTCATTGCGATGCATCTGGTCAATGCCCAGATGAACGGTGAGATGAGGGAAACGATCAGTATTACAAACATCGTTAAGGACATTCTTAATATCGTAAGACGCAGCTTTGTGATTGAACTTGATGAAGATTCATTGAGTTATTATCGATTTTTAACTCATCTGAAGTTCTTTGCCCAACGTGTATTGCAAGGGACGGCAATTGAAGATAAAGAAGAAGATAATCCGCTTCATGACTTGGTGAGCAAGCAGTATCCTGAAGCACATGCATGTGCAGTAAGGATCAGTGACTATACGCGTAAGATCTATAATCGGGTGTTGTCCAAGGAAGAAATACTGTATCTAACCATTCATATTGAACGAATTGTCAGAAATGAACAAACAATTGAATAA
- a CDS encoding glycoside hydrolase family 1 protein, producing MTTAKKGFPENFLWGGATAANQLEGAFDKDGKGLSTADMIAHVPKEKRTGGHAMEISSSRIEEILSGKIEERFPKRFGIDFYHHFREDIALFAEMGFKVFRLSIHWARIFPNGYDQEPNEAGLKFYDEVFDELLKYGIEPLVTLSHYETPLGLTQKYNGWAGREVIQHYVRYAETVFKRYKNKVKYWLTFNEINVMLFSPYTGGGILIDKVDNKLQTTYQALHHQFVASAMVTKLAHEIIPGSQVGCMLARMETYAATCNPVDVRLAQHENQINLFFTDMHARGKYPNYMARYFEENNIVIQKEAGDDEILLNNTVDFISFSYYMSVTKSASANEAETSGNLTGGVKNPYLEASDWGWEIDPIGLRVTLNNFWDRYQKPLFIVENGLGAYDKVEEDGSIHDSYRVDYLKKHIEQMKEAIKDGVDLIGFTAWGPIDLVSMSTSEMSKRYGFIYVDLDDEGNGTLKRSKKDSFDWYKNVISSNGEQL from the coding sequence ATGACCACGGCAAAAAAAGGATTCCCCGAAAACTTCCTATGGGGCGGCGCTACAGCTGCCAATCAATTGGAGGGTGCATTCGATAAGGACGGCAAAGGCCTCTCCACAGCGGACATGATTGCTCATGTTCCGAAAGAGAAGCGTACAGGCGGACATGCCATGGAAATTTCCTCTTCCCGAATTGAAGAGATTCTCTCCGGCAAAATTGAAGAACGTTTCCCGAAACGTTTTGGTATCGATTTTTACCATCACTTTAGAGAAGATATTGCATTGTTCGCTGAAATGGGCTTCAAAGTATTCCGCTTATCCATTCACTGGGCACGCATTTTCCCGAACGGTTATGATCAAGAGCCAAATGAAGCAGGTTTGAAATTCTACGATGAAGTATTCGACGAATTGTTGAAATATGGCATTGAGCCGCTCGTTACATTGTCTCACTACGAGACTCCGCTTGGCTTGACGCAAAAATATAATGGCTGGGCTGGTCGTGAAGTAATTCAGCACTATGTTAGATATGCTGAAACGGTATTTAAGCGTTATAAAAATAAAGTGAAATACTGGCTGACGTTCAATGAGATTAACGTCATGCTATTCAGCCCATACACTGGCGGCGGCATTCTGATCGATAAAGTGGACAACAAGCTGCAAACGACGTATCAAGCGCTTCATCATCAATTTGTAGCAAGTGCCATGGTAACGAAGCTTGCACACGAAATTATCCCTGGTTCCCAAGTCGGCTGTATGCTTGCTCGTATGGAAACTTATGCAGCCACATGTAATCCGGTAGATGTTCGTTTGGCTCAGCATGAGAATCAGATTAACCTCTTCTTCACGGACATGCATGCTCGTGGTAAGTACCCGAACTATATGGCTCGTTATTTTGAAGAGAACAACATTGTCATTCAAAAAGAAGCGGGCGATGATGAAATTCTGCTCAACAATACAGTTGATTTCATCTCCTTCAGTTACTACATGTCCGTGACCAAATCGGCTTCTGCCAACGAAGCAGAGACATCCGGCAACTTGACTGGTGGCGTGAAAAACCCTTATCTGGAAGCGTCCGACTGGGGCTGGGAGATCGATCCGATCGGTCTGCGCGTAACCCTGAACAACTTCTGGGATCGTTACCAGAAACCATTGTTCATCGTGGAAAATGGTTTGGGTGCCTATGATAAAGTTGAAGAAGATGGTTCGATCCATGACTCCTATCGTGTGGATTACCTGAAAAAACACATCGAACAAATGAAAGAAGCCATCAAAGATGGTGTGGATCTGATTGGATTTACAGCATGGGGTCCGATTGACCTGGTGAGCATGTCCACTTCCGAAATGTCCAAACGTTATGGTTTCATCTACGTGGATCTGGACGACGAAGGTAACGGAACACTGAAACGTTCCAAGAAGGATTCATTCGACTGGTACAAAAACGTAATCTCCAGCAATGGTGAGCAACTGTAA
- a CDS encoding beta-glucoside-specific PTS transporter subunit IIABC: MDKQQLSKDILKLVGGEENIDQVTHCMTRLRFNLNDNQKADKATLKNTPGVMGVMENGGQFQVIIGNDVPVVYNALVGNMSKSPTADNASSAASTGEKKKRNPISALFDFISGVFTPILPAITGAGMIKGIVAILVALGWLSDTSSTYIILSAIGDGAFYFLPIILAISAARKLGSNMYIAAALAAGIMHPTITALLANGDTTFVGIKVIAATYSSTVIPIILAIWIASYVEKAVDRVTHASLKLLIVPTVTLLIMVPLTLMTVGPLGTVLGNGLSGGISWLFDNMSIFASILIGGTMSLLIITGMHYALLPIIVGSMTTLGYDFIIPLMFAANLAQGGAAFGVGLRSRNSKTKSLAYSTGLTAIMGITEPAMYGINMKFKKPFIAALIGGAIAGGFMGIVNVKAYVLTGLVGLPSIAAFISPAISTLLYALAGGLIAIVAAAVLTYILGFEEENASEPAAPVAEPATAAATTSAVVTEEAKAQDEQVFSPITGEVKPLSEVPDPAFSEEIMGKGFAIQPTEGRVVSPINGTVFSLSKSGHAIGLVSDTGAEMLIHIGIDTVKLKGQFFSPKVQAGAKVAVGDVLMEFDREQIEKAGYTTITPVIITNMHQYESIESAGRTTIKEKDLLFTAKA, from the coding sequence ATGGATAAACAACAATTGTCCAAGGATATTTTGAAGCTTGTTGGTGGCGAAGAGAATATCGATCAAGTCACTCACTGTATGACAAGACTCAGATTTAACCTGAATGACAACCAAAAAGCGGACAAAGCGACGCTAAAAAATACACCAGGCGTGATGGGCGTGATGGAGAACGGCGGACAGTTCCAGGTTATCATCGGTAACGATGTACCTGTCGTGTATAACGCACTTGTTGGCAACATGTCCAAATCACCAACCGCAGATAATGCATCATCAGCTGCTTCAACTGGAGAAAAGAAAAAGAGAAATCCAATAAGTGCGCTGTTCGACTTCATCTCAGGAGTATTTACTCCAATCCTGCCAGCCATTACGGGTGCAGGTATGATCAAAGGGATCGTGGCGATCCTTGTAGCCCTGGGCTGGTTGTCTGATACCAGCTCAACCTATATCATCTTGTCTGCAATCGGGGATGGTGCCTTCTACTTCCTGCCAATCATTCTAGCAATTAGTGCTGCACGTAAGCTGGGTAGTAATATGTATATTGCTGCAGCGCTCGCAGCGGGTATTATGCATCCGACGATTACAGCATTGCTTGCCAATGGTGATACCACATTTGTGGGAATTAAGGTTATAGCAGCGACATATTCTTCTACGGTAATTCCGATCATTCTCGCCATCTGGATTGCTTCTTATGTCGAGAAAGCTGTTGATCGTGTTACACATGCTTCATTGAAACTTCTGATTGTTCCGACGGTTACCCTGTTGATTATGGTTCCACTGACGTTGATGACTGTTGGACCATTGGGTACGGTTCTTGGTAATGGTTTGTCCGGTGGTATTTCATGGTTGTTCGATAATATGTCCATCTTCGCAAGTATCCTGATTGGTGGTACGATGTCACTGCTGATCATCACAGGTATGCACTATGCACTGTTGCCAATCATTGTCGGTTCAATGACAACACTGGGTTACGACTTTATTATTCCACTGATGTTTGCAGCTAACCTGGCACAAGGTGGTGCAGCATTTGGTGTGGGTCTCAGATCGAGAAATAGCAAAACCAAATCCCTTGCCTATTCGACAGGTCTTACGGCTATTATGGGAATTACGGAACCAGCGATGTATGGTATCAACATGAAGTTCAAAAAACCATTTATTGCAGCTCTTATTGGTGGAGCTATCGCAGGCGGATTCATGGGGATCGTCAATGTTAAAGCTTATGTGCTTACAGGTCTAGTGGGTCTGCCAAGTATCGCAGCATTTATCAGTCCGGCAATTAGCACACTGCTCTATGCGTTGGCTGGTGGTCTGATTGCTATCGTAGCTGCGGCAGTTCTAACGTATATTCTTGGATTCGAAGAAGAAAATGCATCGGAGCCAGCTGCACCAGTAGCTGAGCCTGCAACAGCAGCAGCAACAACTTCTGCTGTTGTAACTGAAGAAGCAAAAGCACAAGATGAGCAAGTATTCAGCCCAATCACGGGTGAAGTTAAACCGCTGAGCGAAGTGCCGGACCCTGCATTCTCTGAAGAGATTATGGGTAAAGGATTTGCGATTCAACCAACTGAAGGACGTGTGGTTTCTCCAATTAACGGTACTGTGTTCTCGTTATCGAAGAGCGGACATGCTATTGGTCTGGTAAGTGATACAGGCGCAGAGATGTTGATTCATATTGGGATTGATACCGTGAAGCTGAAAGGTCAATTCTTCTCTCCTAAAGTTCAAGCAGGTGCAAAGGTTGCTGTAGGTGATGTACTGATGGAGTTCGACCGGGAACAGATCGAAAAAGCCGGTTATACAACGATTACACCCGTTATTATTACAAACATGCATCAATATGAGTCTATTGAGTCTGCTGGTCGCACGACGATCAAGGAAAAAGACTTGTTGTTCACAGCGAAAGCTTAA
- a CDS encoding uracil/xanthine transporter gives MNRHQEHFLQKNMKDVSSMILAGIQWFFFLFTNTVVVPLSIGHNFHLSPDAIAASMQHAFILTGAVCILQAVFGHRYAVMDGPSGLWWGLTLSLTVSASSAGMSLERIGGGLAAGFLLAGLTMMILGWLGAAQVLQKLFTPMVKSAMLFLMTIQLTMNFFKGMIGYTEFGRFDLPVAALSVVIAFLVAWIQLKGKGKLGNYAILIGIVAGWIAYSLLFPGQHGGQPNHIVGGLTLFPWGAPRWEPGIVITAFFVGLVNMTNSITTLSTVEKLYQAETTRQQYRRSYVLTGLFSMLSACVGVLPFGLFASSIGFLESTRILRRAAFIIGAGLLCMMGLTPSVTAFFAQIPPSVGSAVLFVAYLQMFGTALRTLEGTTFNSKTIYRVALPVLTGVAVMNIPAEAFQNLPMYLVPIISNGLVIGVLVSLLLEKTVNWSKMEQPVTVSKAA, from the coding sequence ATGAATAGACATCAAGAGCATTTTTTACAAAAGAATATGAAAGACGTATCTTCAATGATTTTAGCGGGCATACAGTGGTTTTTCTTCCTGTTTACCAATACTGTTGTGGTTCCGCTATCTATCGGACATAATTTTCATCTGTCCCCGGATGCCATTGCTGCCTCCATGCAGCACGCATTTATCCTTACCGGAGCGGTGTGTATTCTTCAAGCAGTATTTGGTCACCGCTATGCAGTCATGGATGGTCCTTCAGGACTATGGTGGGGATTGACGCTGAGCTTGACTGTATCGGCTTCCTCAGCAGGTATGAGCCTGGAGCGCATTGGTGGTGGCCTGGCTGCAGGTTTTCTGTTAGCGGGTCTGACGATGATGATATTGGGCTGGCTAGGCGCGGCGCAAGTGCTGCAGAAGCTGTTTACACCGATGGTGAAGAGTGCCATGCTGTTTCTGATGACCATTCAATTAACCATGAACTTTTTTAAAGGTATGATTGGATATACGGAGTTTGGTCGCTTCGATCTGCCAGTTGCCGCGTTATCCGTTGTCATTGCATTTCTGGTGGCATGGATTCAATTAAAGGGTAAGGGGAAACTGGGGAACTACGCGATCTTAATTGGAATTGTGGCAGGCTGGATTGCCTATAGTCTATTGTTTCCGGGACAACATGGTGGACAGCCCAACCACATAGTAGGAGGCCTAACGCTGTTTCCATGGGGAGCACCAAGATGGGAACCGGGAATCGTCATTACTGCATTTTTTGTGGGACTGGTGAATATGACGAATTCGATTACCACATTAAGCACGGTCGAGAAACTTTATCAGGCAGAGACGACCCGTCAGCAGTACCGACGCTCATACGTGCTAACGGGTCTGTTCTCGATGTTGTCGGCCTGTGTAGGTGTGTTGCCATTTGGTTTATTCGCATCATCAATCGGCTTCCTGGAGAGCACTCGCATCCTGCGTCGTGCTGCCTTTATTATTGGAGCGGGGTTGTTATGTATGATGGGGCTTACCCCTTCGGTTACTGCCTTTTTTGCACAAATACCACCAAGCGTAGGCAGTGCTGTTCTGTTTGTAGCCTATCTGCAGATGTTCGGTACAGCATTAAGAACACTTGAGGGCACGACGTTTAACTCTAAAACGATCTATCGTGTAGCGTTACCGGTACTCACTGGAGTTGCTGTAATGAATATTCCTGCTGAAGCCTTTCAAAACTTGCCCATGTATCTTGTTCCGATTATAAGCAATGGTCTCGTTATTGGTGTATTGGTATCATTACTTCTCGAAAAAACCGTGAACTGGTCCAAAATGGAACAACCAGTGACAGTCAGTAAAGCGGCATAA
- a CDS encoding DUF6386 family protein: MRGTFQMVTDTATLCLYDLAALKHRFEDTSDWWSIPEDELSEVNAGHCLFLNLGADGVYEVEWSLEDAEVESDSDDVVKREKVYHLQVPSGHVYLGAADDVTGGELEPDETCEGVMFQLNPGNYACIISREASRIAIVMTPSTQGKNTLAELIRI, translated from the coding sequence ATGAGAGGAACATTTCAAATGGTTACAGATACGGCAACATTGTGCCTGTATGATCTGGCAGCGTTAAAGCACCGTTTCGAGGATACTTCGGATTGGTGGTCCATACCGGAAGATGAGCTGAGTGAGGTGAATGCAGGCCATTGTCTGTTCCTGAATCTGGGTGCGGATGGAGTGTATGAGGTGGAGTGGAGCTTGGAGGATGCAGAGGTGGAATCAGATTCAGATGACGTAGTGAAACGGGAAAAGGTATATCATCTGCAAGTTCCGTCTGGGCACGTCTATCTGGGAGCGGCTGATGATGTTACTGGCGGGGAACTGGAGCCGGATGAGACGTGTGAAGGGGTCATGTTTCAGCTAAATCCCGGAAACTATGCTTGTATCATCTCCAGAGAAGCCAGTCGGATCGCAATTGTCATGACTCCAAGTACTCAGGGGAAGAACACGTTGGCTGAATTAATCCGGATTTAA
- a CDS encoding LysR family transcriptional regulator, with product MDIKQCRYFIAIAEEKQITAAARRLHMAQPPLSQQLKLMEEELGVMLFERKGRMMELTQAGRSFYDYAVTLTKYMEEAVMEMQSFQHGIRGKLAIGINTISDRLIPQALQQFRTTHPQVTYKIQQNESAQLCRLLEDGKVELACVRMPVQTARYEVLHLPQEPLFYISATPLVNSTDMLPEAEMGTCFEQLTGIPLLLPSTEGLGMFELILDKFREHHVTPSIMGECSDINMLLELIRLGFASSIVPHTVLQLYQEHPFHVYRLQDQHSTVGSALVWLQNRYLSKPAQHFVQLVQGMLPVV from the coding sequence TTGGATATCAAACAATGTCGCTATTTCATTGCCATTGCTGAGGAGAAACAGATTACAGCAGCAGCCCGAAGACTTCACATGGCTCAGCCCCCCTTAAGCCAGCAGCTTAAGTTAATGGAAGAAGAGCTTGGCGTAATGTTGTTTGAACGCAAAGGGCGCATGATGGAACTAACGCAGGCTGGTCGCAGCTTCTATGATTATGCGGTCACCTTGACCAAATATATGGAGGAAGCTGTAATGGAGATGCAAAGTTTCCAGCACGGCATACGGGGTAAACTCGCCATCGGCATCAATACCATATCAGATCGCCTGATCCCGCAAGCACTACAGCAGTTCCGTACTACCCATCCACAAGTGACCTATAAAATTCAGCAAAATGAATCGGCACAATTATGCCGATTGCTGGAAGATGGCAAAGTTGAGCTTGCCTGTGTACGCATGCCTGTCCAGACCGCACGCTATGAGGTGCTGCACCTGCCACAGGAGCCCCTTTTCTATATCTCTGCAACACCGCTAGTTAACTCGACAGACATGCTACCAGAAGCGGAGATGGGGACTTGTTTTGAGCAGCTCACAGGAATCCCTCTTTTACTTCCAAGTACAGAGGGACTCGGTATGTTCGAGTTAATTTTGGACAAATTCCGTGAGCATCATGTCACCCCCTCCATCATGGGCGAGTGCTCAGACATTAATATGTTGCTGGAGCTGATCCGACTCGGCTTCGCCAGTTCCATCGTGCCTCACACCGTTCTTCAGTTATACCAAGAGCACCCTTTCCATGTATACCGCCTTCAGGATCAGCATTCAACTGTCGGATCAGCGCTGGTCTGGTTGCAGAACCGTTATCTGTCCAAGCCTGCACAACACTTTGTGCAATTGGTACAGGGTATGCTTCCTGTGGTATAG
- a CDS encoding ankyrin repeat domain-containing protein, with protein MVRTIHDAAQAGHTDEVIRFITQGSQLNERDALGRTPLMAAVHGNKIDTARMLVDAGADINLQDRRLDNPLLYASAEGMYDMVELAIEAGADTRLTNRFGGTALIPAADRGHVHIVELLLTRSDVDVNHINNLGWTALLEAVILGDGGPRHQQIVALLLQYGADPKIADRDGITPLVHARQHQYAEMERLLTEV; from the coding sequence GTGGTTAGAACAATACATGACGCCGCTCAAGCAGGGCATACCGATGAGGTCATTCGGTTTATCACCCAGGGTAGCCAGTTGAATGAACGGGATGCATTGGGGCGAACACCTCTGATGGCTGCCGTGCACGGTAATAAGATAGACACGGCAAGAATGCTAGTGGACGCCGGAGCAGACATTAATCTCCAGGATAGACGATTGGATAATCCGCTGTTATACGCGAGTGCCGAGGGCATGTATGACATGGTTGAACTGGCCATTGAAGCAGGTGCAGATACAAGGTTAACAAATCGTTTTGGCGGTACCGCCCTTATTCCAGCAGCTGATCGGGGCCATGTGCACATTGTGGAGCTTCTGCTGACACGCAGTGATGTAGATGTGAACCATATCAACAATCTGGGATGGACAGCCTTGCTGGAAGCAGTCATTTTGGGTGATGGCGGTCCACGGCATCAGCAGATTGTTGCCTTGCTTTTGCAATATGGTGCAGATCCAAAGATCGCGGATCGGGACGGAATTACACCGCTCGTACATGCGCGTCAGCATCAATATGCGGAGATGGAACGGTTATTAACCGAAGTCTAA
- a CDS encoding SMI1/KNR4 family protein: MYTEQLERMREKLINLRSLDSKLDLFGAESHEYEISAVWTQEDIAQFEQKWRIKLPEDYKVWLLHMGTSGAGPYYGLENPDDGVYAVLGYDDELNAISDPFQFTEAWNWNYDWFDDSKEEEEWYALEHEYFDPKWSAGMLRISDFGCGISMNLIVKGASYGEIWVDDRANRNGIYPDQYWGNTNRLHFLDWYELWLDRSIQQMHEQKQSSGANEV, from the coding sequence GTGTACACTGAACAGTTAGAACGTATGCGTGAAAAGTTAATCAATCTCCGAAGTCTGGACTCGAAACTGGACCTATTCGGCGCAGAGAGCCATGAATATGAGATATCAGCTGTATGGACACAGGAGGATATTGCACAGTTCGAGCAGAAATGGCGAATTAAGTTGCCGGAGGACTATAAGGTATGGCTTCTACATATGGGGACGAGTGGTGCAGGGCCTTATTATGGTCTGGAGAACCCGGATGACGGTGTATACGCTGTGCTTGGTTATGATGATGAGCTGAATGCGATCTCGGACCCTTTTCAATTCACGGAAGCATGGAACTGGAACTATGACTGGTTCGATGACAGCAAGGAAGAAGAGGAATGGTATGCTCTGGAACACGAATATTTTGATCCAAAATGGTCGGCAGGCATGCTGCGCATCAGTGATTTTGGTTGTGGCATCTCCATGAATCTGATCGTTAAGGGAGCCTCCTACGGAGAGATCTGGGTTGATGACCGGGCTAACCGCAATGGAATTTATCCTGATCAGTATTGGGGCAATACGAATCGACTGCATTTTCTGGACTGGTATGAGTTGTGGTTGGATCGTTCGATCCAGCAAATGCACGAACAAAAGCAATCATCTGGAGCAAACGAAGTCTGA
- a CDS encoding PilZ domain-containing protein, whose amino-acid sequence MSMNNRKEPFRYTLKEPINFEIYILSINGVTAPPKPIQAELCDISRSGCQLSFPLSLPVENNDIRIGMNMLLFEDPLYMEGTLRWGQEKNTSWHYGVQLEMQDGNQDRLSREMRMLAGQGKIIVK is encoded by the coding sequence ATGTCGATGAATAATAGAAAAGAACCCTTTCGCTACACACTAAAGGAACCAATCAACTTTGAGATCTATATTCTCAGCATCAACGGGGTCACTGCACCACCGAAACCCATTCAAGCTGAGTTATGTGATATCAGTCGGTCCGGCTGTCAGCTATCATTTCCACTATCCCTTCCTGTCGAGAATAACGATATTCGGATTGGCATGAATATGCTGCTATTCGAAGACCCTCTATATATGGAAGGCACTCTCCGCTGGGGTCAAGAAAAAAATACCTCATGGCACTACGGTGTCCAACTCGAAATGCAGGACGGTAACCAGGACCGACTCTCCCGAGAGATGCGAATGCTTGCAGGACAAGGCAAAATTATTGTGAAATAG